One window of the Prosthecobacter dejongeii genome contains the following:
- the rpsJ gene encoding 30S ribosomal protein S10, which yields MSNQRIRIRLRAYDYRVLDKSTADIVETAKRTGAKVAGPIPLPTRIEKFTVNRSPHVDKKSMDQFEIRTHKRLLDIVDPTSRTVDELKKLNLPSGVDITIKI from the coding sequence ATGAGCAATCAGAGAATCAGAATCCGCCTCCGCGCTTACGACTACCGCGTGCTTGATAAGAGCACTGCCGACATCGTAGAGACAGCGAAGCGCACGGGTGCCAAAGTGGCCGGCCCGATCCCTCTTCCGACCCGCATCGAGAAGTTTACCGTGAACCGTTCCCCGCACGTGGACAAAAAGTCCATGGACCAGTTCGAAATCCGTACCCACAAGCGTTTGCTTGACATCGTGGACCCAACATCCCGCACAGTGGATGAGCTGAAGAAGCTCAATCTCCCTTCCGGCGTGGACATCACGATCAAAATCTAG
- the lysS gene encoding lysine--tRNA ligase: MQPAPEHTESELLQFRRHKLEELQKRGIAAFGGKFDVTHAPGTLKATFTEGLDVRIAGRILSRRQMGKATFFDIGDITGRIQCYLSKNDVGDEAYDLFVHQIDIGDFVAIEGLSFVTKKGENSIHVKTFTPMSKALRPLPDKWHGIADREIKYRQRYLDLISNEQSREIFVTRSKMVAEIRSFLNGRDFLEVETPMMQDVPGGAAARPFETYFNALDQKMYLRIAPELYLKRLLVGGFTKVYELNRNFRNEGVSRRHNPEFTMLEAYWAYSDFEQMADLVESLVCHLAEKFCGGLKIKRNRVTEIRAILFMIPRLVQEHSLVLSAEANAEFQAVIAMAHKALNELDHEKASAIAQTARTELGRFLGLCENDLNPGQKGFFDAMLAKLDTLSEDAFIDLSRPWKRTPYRDLIKGAVGDDWFSLSKEAKVARAQGLGVHEIHAGDEHYELDQKIFEKLVEEKSFNPLFVTHVPKELVPLAKQNTADDSVVDVYELVINGQEISPGYSELNDPIVQRQRLEHQAGEEIQKIDEEFILALEHGMPPAGGIGIGIDRLIMMLTGAESIRDVVLFPQLKRKAD, translated from the coding sequence ATGCAACCTGCCCCTGAACATACCGAATCCGAGCTGCTTCAATTTCGCCGTCACAAGCTGGAGGAGCTCCAGAAACGTGGCATTGCAGCCTTCGGTGGCAAGTTTGATGTGACTCATGCTCCAGGCACTCTAAAGGCAACTTTCACGGAGGGGCTGGATGTTCGCATCGCAGGCCGCATTCTTTCTCGCCGCCAGATGGGCAAAGCCACCTTCTTTGATATTGGTGACATTACTGGTCGCATCCAGTGCTACCTGAGTAAAAACGATGTGGGTGATGAAGCCTACGACCTCTTTGTCCACCAGATTGACATTGGTGACTTTGTCGCCATTGAGGGTCTGAGCTTTGTCACCAAAAAGGGAGAAAACTCTATCCACGTGAAGACTTTCACACCGATGAGCAAGGCCCTCCGTCCATTGCCAGACAAATGGCATGGCATTGCTGATCGCGAGATCAAGTATCGCCAACGTTACCTGGACCTGATTTCTAATGAGCAGAGCCGTGAAATCTTTGTGACTCGCAGCAAGATGGTGGCGGAAATCCGCAGCTTCCTCAACGGACGCGATTTCCTCGAGGTGGAGACTCCGATGATGCAGGACGTCCCAGGCGGCGCCGCTGCCAGACCCTTTGAGACCTATTTCAATGCGCTGGACCAGAAAATGTACCTGCGGATCGCTCCAGAACTTTATCTGAAAAGGCTGCTCGTGGGTGGTTTCACCAAGGTGTATGAACTGAATCGCAACTTTCGCAACGAAGGCGTGAGTCGCCGTCACAACCCAGAGTTCACCATGCTCGAGGCCTATTGGGCCTACTCTGATTTCGAGCAGATGGCCGATCTGGTGGAAAGCCTCGTCTGCCACCTGGCGGAGAAATTCTGTGGGGGCCTCAAAATCAAGCGCAATCGCGTCACGGAAATCCGCGCCATTCTGTTCATGATTCCTCGGCTTGTTCAGGAGCATTCCCTCGTGCTTTCTGCCGAAGCGAATGCAGAGTTCCAGGCCGTCATTGCCATGGCCCACAAGGCTCTCAATGAACTGGATCATGAAAAAGCCTCTGCAATCGCTCAAACCGCAAGGACCGAGTTGGGCCGCTTCTTAGGCCTTTGTGAAAACGATCTGAATCCTGGGCAAAAGGGTTTCTTTGACGCCATGCTGGCCAAGTTGGACACCCTTAGCGAAGACGCTTTCATTGACCTCAGCCGTCCCTGGAAGCGCACACCTTATCGCGACCTCATCAAAGGTGCGGTGGGGGATGACTGGTTTAGCCTCAGCAAGGAGGCTAAGGTGGCGCGCGCTCAGGGCCTGGGTGTGCATGAGATCCACGCCGGAGATGAGCACTATGAGCTGGATCAAAAGATCTTTGAAAAGCTTGTGGAGGAAAAAAGCTTTAACCCACTCTTCGTAACCCACGTGCCCAAGGAACTGGTGCCACTGGCCAAGCAGAACACGGCAGATGACTCCGTGGTGGATGTCTATGAGCTGGTGATCAATGGCCAGGAAATCAGCCCCGGTTATTCGGAGCTGAACGACCCCATCGTCCAGCGTCAGCGCCTGGAGCACCAAGCCGGGGAAGAGATCCAGAAGATTGATGAAGAGTTCATTCTGGCTCTGGAGCACGGCATGCCGCCAGCAGGGGGCATCGGCATTGGCATTGACCGCCTCATTATGATGCTGACTGGGGCCGAAAGCATTCGTGATGTGGTCCTTTTCCCTCAGTTGAAGCGTAAAGCTGACTAA
- the rplB gene encoding 50S ribosomal protein L2 has product MALKTFKPNTPSNRYKEWNSFEEITKDTPQRSLTVALRKSGGRNNTGRITTRHIGGGHERRYRLIDFKRVRRDEAAKVIAIEYDPNRSARIALVEYKDGQRAYILAPNNLQVGASVMAGEKAAPDVGNALPLRKIPLGTSIHNVELTQGRGGVAARAAGQAAILSNREGEYALVRMPSGEIRKIHAECYATIGQVGNTEHMNVVSGKAGRTRWQGTRPTVRGMCMNPIDHPNGGGEGRSKSGGGRQHLLSPWGHAKGEKTRNKKKATNKLIVQTRHAKK; this is encoded by the coding sequence ATGGCGCTGAAAACTTTCAAGCCTAATACCCCGTCCAATCGCTACAAGGAGTGGAACTCCTTTGAGGAGATCACTAAGGACACCCCGCAGCGCAGCCTCACCGTTGCTCTTCGTAAGTCCGGCGGTCGCAATAACACTGGTCGTATCACGACTCGCCACATTGGTGGTGGTCATGAGCGCCGCTACCGTTTGATTGATTTCAAACGTGTCCGCCGTGATGAAGCCGCTAAAGTGATTGCTATCGAATACGATCCTAATCGCTCCGCACGTATTGCACTTGTGGAATACAAGGACGGCCAACGCGCCTACATCCTTGCTCCAAACAACCTCCAGGTGGGTGCAAGTGTGATGGCAGGTGAAAAGGCTGCTCCAGATGTTGGCAATGCCCTTCCTCTGCGCAAAATCCCTCTTGGAACTTCTATCCACAATGTGGAATTGACTCAGGGTCGTGGTGGCGTTGCCGCCCGCGCTGCTGGTCAGGCTGCCATCCTCTCCAACCGTGAAGGTGAATACGCCCTGGTGCGAATGCCTTCTGGCGAAATTCGCAAGATTCACGCTGAGTGCTACGCGACGATCGGTCAGGTCGGCAACACAGAGCACATGAATGTGGTTTCCGGTAAGGCTGGCCGCACACGCTGGCAAGGCACCCGCCCAACCGTCCGTGGTATGTGTATGAACCCGATTGACCACCCGAACGGTGGTGGTGAAGGTCGTTCCAAGTCCGGTGGTGGTCGTCAGCACCTTCTCAGCCCTTGGGGTCATGCGAAGGGTGAGAAGACCCGCAACAAGAAGAAAGCGACGAACAAGTTGATTGTTCAGACTCGCCACGCCAAGAAGTAA
- a CDS encoding Fur family transcriptional regulator, whose translation MSKHHHHHHDGCVRLEPEKLLRDSMERARESGLRRTKALEDVLSILIHACQPLTLADIAESEHLGSGADKATVYRLLMKLEERTLIRRLGLHDRAAYYTMILPGEHNDYLICNDCGRIEKLDISCPVQALEKQIAKKSGFKKLYHELEFFGQCPDCAQ comes from the coding sequence GTGAGCAAACACCATCATCACCACCACGACGGCTGCGTGCGCCTGGAACCGGAAAAGCTCCTGCGTGACTCCATGGAGCGTGCCCGTGAATCTGGGCTACGCCGCACAAAAGCCTTGGAGGATGTGCTCTCCATCCTCATCCACGCCTGTCAACCGCTGACGCTGGCGGATATCGCCGAGTCTGAGCACCTGGGCAGTGGTGCGGATAAAGCCACCGTCTATCGACTGCTCATGAAGCTGGAGGAACGCACCCTCATCCGTCGGTTAGGCCTGCATGATCGCGCGGCCTATTACACGATGATTCTTCCTGGTGAGCATAATGATTACTTGATCTGCAATGACTGCGGCAGAATCGAAAAACTGGATATTTCCTGCCCAGTTCAGGCGCTGGAAAAGCAAATCGCTAAAAAATCCGGCTTCAAAAAGCTTTACCATGAACTGGAGTTCTTCGGTCAGTGCCCAGATTGCGCCCAATAA
- the fusA gene encoding elongation factor G, translated as MSNPNSPSREYPLERTRNIGICAHIDAGKTTLTERILFYTGMIHRIGEVHDGAATTDWMEQEKERGITITSAAVTARWKQLKEEGIFKLRENEDMRVNIIDTPGHVDFTAEVERSLRVLDGAIFVLCGVAGVQPQSETVYRQAEKYSVPRIAFVNKMDRTGANFENVVKDVREKLGANAWPILIPIGAEDNLSGQIDVVNQKAIIYNDDDRFGSTYKVRDLEGAEIAKAKEAYEGLLDQVCSHDEEIGMMFLEEQPISIQQLKEGLRRCVIANKIIPMAGGSAFKNKGVQYLIDAVIDYLPGPLDIEPQKGHVIDEPENEIEAIPDDNGKFIALGFKLWSDKFGRLVFFRVYSGCVRKGDTIYNPRTRKSERVGRLIQIQASVHKDIDCCYSGDIAALVGVKDVRTGDTFCDESLDVLLEPPTFPEPVISMAVEPKTKGDQEKMGNALQRLSEEDPTFFVKTDEETGQTIIAGMGELHLEILCDRLKREHKVETNTGKPQIAYRETLTQEADGDGKLVKQSGGRGQYGHVVIKVRPGEKGSGIVVENKTVGGSIPKEFINPSKAGCIEAALNGIIAGYPVIDMHIDLVDGSSHDVDSNENAFKMAAIFAVKDALKKAKCILLEPIMAVEASTPEDYQGDIMGDLNRRRGKIQGIDTRGTTAIIRAEVPLAEMFGYSTTIRTLSSGRASYSMQPSHFEQVPQQIVEQIVEQRGGAKN; from the coding sequence ATGTCGAATCCTAACTCCCCCAGCCGCGAATATCCTCTGGAGCGCACCCGTAACATCGGGATCTGTGCTCACATTGACGCGGGCAAGACCACTCTGACTGAGCGTATCCTGTTTTACACAGGGATGATTCACAGAATTGGTGAAGTTCATGATGGCGCTGCTACCACCGACTGGATGGAGCAGGAAAAAGAGCGTGGCATCACCATCACTTCCGCCGCTGTAACAGCTCGCTGGAAACAGCTTAAAGAAGAGGGTATCTTCAAGCTGCGTGAGAATGAAGACATGCGTGTCAACATCATTGACACCCCAGGGCACGTGGATTTCACCGCCGAAGTCGAGCGCTCTCTTCGTGTTCTGGATGGTGCAATTTTCGTTCTATGCGGTGTGGCAGGTGTGCAGCCGCAGTCCGAGACAGTCTATCGTCAGGCTGAAAAATACAGCGTTCCTCGTATCGCTTTCGTTAATAAGATGGACCGCACGGGTGCCAACTTTGAAAACGTTGTCAAAGATGTCCGTGAAAAACTGGGGGCCAATGCCTGGCCAATCCTGATTCCGATTGGTGCTGAAGATAATTTGTCTGGCCAGATTGACGTGGTGAACCAGAAAGCCATCATTTACAATGATGATGACCGTTTCGGTTCTACTTACAAAGTTCGTGACCTTGAAGGCGCTGAAATTGCCAAAGCAAAAGAAGCCTACGAAGGTCTGTTGGATCAAGTTTGCAGCCACGATGAAGAAATTGGCATGATGTTCCTCGAAGAACAGCCGATTTCCATTCAGCAGCTCAAAGAAGGCCTTCGCCGTTGCGTGATTGCCAACAAGATCATCCCAATGGCGGGTGGTTCGGCATTCAAGAACAAAGGTGTTCAGTATTTGATCGATGCTGTCATCGACTACCTTCCGGGACCTCTCGACATTGAGCCTCAGAAAGGCCATGTCATTGACGAGCCTGAAAATGAAATCGAGGCGATCCCGGATGACAATGGTAAGTTCATTGCTCTTGGCTTTAAACTTTGGTCTGACAAGTTCGGTCGTTTGGTTTTCTTCCGCGTTTACTCCGGCTGTGTCCGTAAAGGTGACACTATCTACAACCCACGTACCCGTAAGTCTGAGCGCGTTGGCCGTTTGATTCAGATTCAGGCCAGCGTCCACAAGGACATTGATTGCTGTTACTCCGGTGATATCGCTGCTCTCGTTGGTGTGAAAGATGTGCGCACTGGTGACACATTCTGCGATGAAAGCCTGGATGTTCTTCTCGAGCCTCCAACCTTCCCTGAGCCTGTGATCTCCATGGCTGTTGAGCCGAAGACTAAGGGTGACCAGGAAAAAATGGGCAATGCTCTGCAGCGCCTTTCTGAAGAGGATCCAACCTTTTTCGTCAAGACAGACGAAGAGACTGGCCAGACCATCATTGCTGGCATGGGTGAGCTTCACCTTGAAATTCTTTGCGATCGCCTCAAGCGTGAGCACAAAGTGGAAACCAACACAGGTAAGCCACAGATCGCCTACCGTGAGACACTCACACAGGAAGCCGATGGCGATGGCAAGCTTGTCAAGCAGTCTGGTGGTCGTGGTCAGTATGGTCACGTGGTGATCAAGGTCCGTCCTGGTGAAAAAGGTTCTGGTATCGTTGTCGAAAACAAGACTGTTGGCGGCAGCATTCCGAAAGAGTTCATCAACCCATCTAAAGCTGGTTGTATCGAAGCAGCTCTGAATGGCATCATCGCCGGTTATCCCGTGATCGATATGCATATTGATCTGGTGGATGGTTCCAGTCACGATGTGGACTCCAACGAAAACGCTTTCAAGATGGCGGCTATTTTCGCCGTCAAAGATGCTCTGAAAAAAGCTAAGTGCATCCTCCTTGAGCCAATCATGGCTGTTGAAGCTTCTACGCCAGAAGATTATCAAGGTGATATCATGGGTGACCTTAACCGTCGCCGTGGTAAGATCCAGGGTATTGATACCCGCGGTACGACTGCCATCATCCGTGCCGAAGTGCCTCTGGCTGAGATGTTTGGTTACTCTACCACCATCCGCACCCTTTCTTCCGGTCGTGCTAGCTACTCCATGCAGCCTTCCCACTTCGAGCAGGTGCCACAGCAGATCGTTGAGCAGATCGTCGAGCAGCGCGGCGGTGCCAAGAACTAA
- the rpsG gene encoding 30S ribosomal protein S7: MARRKRVYDKPVHKDSRYDSELVAHLIARVMQSGKKSLAERIVYAAIEQLNEKTDSIDPLDLFNRAIENAKPKVEVKARRVGGATYQVPLEVNQSRSESLAMRWIVGYARGRKGVPMHRALANELKEASTGQGSAVRKRDDVHKQAQANRAFAHFRF; the protein is encoded by the coding sequence ATGGCCCGCAGAAAACGCGTTTACGACAAGCCTGTTCACAAAGACTCTCGCTATGATAGCGAGCTTGTGGCTCACCTCATTGCCCGCGTCATGCAGAGCGGCAAAAAGTCTCTCGCTGAGCGCATTGTATATGCAGCCATCGAGCAGCTGAATGAGAAAACCGATTCCATTGATCCTTTGGATCTTTTCAATCGTGCGATCGAAAACGCTAAGCCTAAGGTTGAGGTAAAAGCTCGCCGCGTGGGTGGTGCTACTTACCAGGTTCCTCTGGAAGTGAATCAGTCTCGCTCTGAGTCTCTGGCCATGCGCTGGATTGTTGGTTATGCTCGTGGTCGCAAGGGTGTCCCAATGCACCGTGCGCTGGCAAATGAGCTCAAGGAAGCCTCCACTGGGCAGGGTTCCGCAGTCCGTAAGCGTGACGACGTTCATAAGCAGGCTCAGGCCAACCGCGCGTTCGCTCACTTCCGCTTCTAA
- the rplV gene encoding 50S ribosomal protein L22 has protein sequence MEVRSIYKYARISSQKARQVTRAITGMPVSQALSVLDFTPKKAAFLVGKVLRSAVANAENNHELDADELVVRSAVATPGPALKRITPRARGSASPIKKRMTHITVVLGAKPEEAEKPVRKNRSAKAKVAAE, from the coding sequence ATGGAAGTGCGTTCAATCTATAAATACGCCCGCATCTCGTCGCAGAAGGCGCGTCAAGTCACACGGGCAATCACCGGTATGCCGGTGTCACAAGCTCTCAGCGTTCTCGACTTCACTCCGAAGAAGGCAGCGTTCCTTGTGGGCAAAGTTCTTCGTTCGGCAGTCGCCAACGCAGAAAACAATCATGAACTGGATGCCGATGAACTCGTCGTCCGCAGTGCCGTCGCTACTCCAGGGCCAGCCCTGAAGCGCATCACGCCACGTGCACGCGGTTCTGCATCTCCAATCAAAAAACGCATGACACACATTACCGTCGTGCTCGGCGCCAAACCGGAAGAGGCTGAAAAGCCTGTCCGTAAAAATCGGTCTGCTAAGGCCAAAGTCGCCGCCGAATAA
- the rpsL gene encoding 30S ribosomal protein S12, with protein sequence MPTINQLVRHGRKDKAVKSKSPALESCPQRRGVCLQVMTRTPKKPNSALRKVAKVRLTNGFEVIAYIGGEGHNLQEHSIVLVRGGRVKDLPGVRYHIVRGTLDCLGVDKRRRGRSKYGAKRPKKGAAAAAPAKGKK encoded by the coding sequence ATGCCCACCATCAATCAACTCGTCAGACACGGCCGCAAAGATAAAGCGGTGAAGTCGAAGTCGCCTGCGCTTGAAAGCTGCCCGCAGCGTCGCGGCGTTTGCCTTCAGGTCATGACCCGCACGCCTAAAAAGCCAAACTCGGCTTTGCGTAAGGTTGCCAAAGTTCGCCTGACGAACGGCTTCGAAGTTATCGCTTACATCGGTGGTGAAGGCCACAACCTCCAGGAACACAGCATCGTGCTGGTTCGCGGTGGTCGTGTGAAGGATTTGCCGGGTGTTCGTTATCACATTGTTCGCGGTACTCTGGACTGCTTGGGTGTGGACAAGCGCCGTCGTGGCCGTTCCAAGTATGGTGCTAAGCGTCCGAAGAAGGGTGCTGCTGCTGCCGCTCCTGCCAAAGGCAAGAAGTAA
- the rplC gene encoding 50S ribosomal protein L3 produces the protein MSLGLIGKKIGMTKVYTDKGEAIAVTVVDVSGNALVQVKQASGKDGYSAVQLGYDDQKESRMTKPVLGHFKKHGVAPKRIIKEFRVTSDDQLPAADAKIDASLFSPGQWVDVIGTTKGKGFQGVVKRWNFAGQPQTHGSMMHRRPGSIGCRLTPGLVWKNQKMPGHDGVDRVTTQNLKVIQSRPEEGVLLISGAIPGNKGSIVVVRPAKKKLAPAK, from the coding sequence ATGTCTTTAGGATTGATTGGCAAAAAAATCGGCATGACGAAAGTCTATACCGACAAAGGCGAAGCCATCGCCGTCACAGTTGTGGATGTTAGCGGAAACGCTTTGGTCCAGGTGAAACAGGCATCCGGTAAGGATGGTTACAGTGCAGTTCAGCTTGGTTATGATGACCAGAAGGAAAGCCGCATGACCAAGCCGGTGCTGGGCCACTTCAAGAAGCATGGCGTCGCCCCCAAACGCATCATCAAGGAATTCCGTGTGACTTCTGATGATCAGCTCCCTGCTGCTGATGCAAAAATCGATGCTAGCCTTTTCAGCCCTGGTCAGTGGGTGGACGTGATCGGGACGACCAAGGGTAAAGGTTTCCAAGGCGTTGTGAAACGTTGGAACTTTGCTGGTCAACCGCAAACGCACGGTTCCATGATGCATCGTCGTCCAGGTTCCATTGGTTGCCGCTTGACCCCAGGTCTTGTTTGGAAAAACCAGAAGATGCCAGGTCATGACGGTGTGGATCGTGTGACCACCCAGAATTTGAAAGTCATCCAGAGCCGTCCTGAAGAAGGCGTGCTTCTCATCAGCGGAGCTATTCCTGGTAACAAAGGCAGCATCGTCGTGGTGCGCCCTGCCAAGAAAAAGCTTGCTCCAGCCAAGTAA
- the rplD gene encoding 50S ribosomal protein L4 produces MSATVLSTESAKQASLNLVEGHQGKQALNDVLVAYRANRRQGNAHTKSRAEVSGSGSKLWNQKGTGNARMGSKRSPIWSGGGVVFGPKTRDWSKKTTKNVRKLAFRTALTARITDGGISTIPSFAVSDGKTKSFVSAVSALSTAKKTLIVGAFDELTFRSARNVQNVQLISAEEVNAEHLLLYPQVLVIADSLPILARRTAV; encoded by the coding sequence ATGTCAGCAACCGTACTTTCCACTGAAAGCGCCAAGCAGGCCAGCTTGAACCTCGTTGAGGGTCATCAGGGCAAGCAAGCACTTAACGACGTCCTCGTCGCCTACCGCGCCAACCGTCGCCAGGGTAACGCCCACACTAAATCCCGCGCAGAAGTTTCCGGCTCCGGCTCGAAACTCTGGAATCAGAAGGGCACTGGTAATGCTCGTATGGGCAGCAAGCGCTCCCCAATCTGGTCTGGTGGTGGTGTCGTCTTCGGTCCAAAGACCCGCGATTGGTCCAAGAAGACCACCAAGAACGTTCGTAAGCTCGCCTTCCGCACGGCTCTTACTGCCCGCATTACTGATGGTGGTATCTCCACTATCCCAAGCTTTGCCGTCAGTGACGGCAAGACCAAAAGTTTCGTGAGTGCCGTTTCGGCTCTCTCCACCGCTAAGAAGACTCTGATCGTCGGCGCGTTCGACGAACTGACCTTCCGCTCCGCACGCAACGTGCAGAATGTCCAGCTCATTTCCGCTGAAGAGGTCAATGCAGAACATCTGCTGCTTTATCCGCAGGTTCTGGTGATCGCTGACTCTCTCCCAATCCTTGCCCGGAGGACTGCAGTCTAA
- the rplW gene encoding 50S ribosomal protein L23 — translation MKDPQTIIQTIRLTEKATMLGETNNEYVFVVHPRANKLEIKQAVEKHFGKKVEAVRTANYAGKARRERRADSGRTNHWKKAIVRLKDGERIDLV, via the coding sequence ATGAAAGATCCGCAAACGATCATCCAAACGATCCGTCTCACTGAGAAAGCCACGATGCTTGGCGAAACGAACAATGAATATGTGTTCGTCGTCCATCCAAGGGCCAACAAGCTTGAGATTAAGCAAGCGGTTGAAAAACACTTCGGCAAGAAAGTTGAAGCTGTCCGCACCGCCAACTATGCAGGCAAAGCCCGTCGCGAACGTCGTGCTGATTCTGGCCGCACCAATCACTGGAAAAAGGCCATCGTGCGTCTGAAAGACGGCGAGCGCATCGACCTCGTGTAA
- the hemW gene encoding radical SAM family heme chaperone HemW — MIQHLYVHIPFCHRICPYCSFYKHQHGNTDMAGFVEAVLAEARREQALRELDLRTVYFGGGTPTALSEKHLERLLSGLREIFDFSRVTEYTSEVNPRTITASKAAMMRSQGVSRISLGIQAWDEPTLKILGRDHAPADAEETYQLLRGAGFDSVSLDLMFSIPGQSLQTWTETVEKTISLQPDHISAYNLNYEEDTEFFQRLRKGQYQEDEGRDAEFFYRALDRLEAAGYQHYEISNYAKPGFRSIHNESYWLGEEYLGLGPSAYSTAAGQRWQNIPDTARYMELIQAGQGTAQPGEELTEDRRRTERFGLELRTIRGLPTELVQPEQERMLATLENEGLLILKNGHIILTREGKPLVDSIAVALMG, encoded by the coding sequence GTGATTCAGCACCTCTACGTCCATATTCCTTTTTGCCACCGCATCTGCCCCTACTGCTCTTTTTACAAGCATCAGCACGGCAATACGGACATGGCAGGGTTTGTTGAAGCGGTGCTGGCTGAAGCACGCCGCGAGCAGGCCCTCCGTGAGCTAGATCTCCGCACCGTCTATTTCGGCGGCGGCACGCCTACGGCACTGAGCGAAAAACATTTGGAGCGTTTGCTTTCGGGGTTGCGAGAGATTTTCGATTTCTCCCGTGTCACAGAATACACCAGCGAGGTAAATCCGCGCACCATTACCGCGAGCAAAGCCGCCATGATGCGCAGCCAGGGCGTTTCCCGGATCAGTCTCGGAATCCAGGCCTGGGATGAGCCGACGCTGAAGATCTTGGGGCGCGATCATGCCCCAGCGGATGCCGAGGAAACCTACCAACTTTTGCGCGGAGCCGGTTTTGACAGCGTCAGCCTTGACCTCATGTTCTCGATACCTGGGCAGAGCCTGCAAACCTGGACGGAAACGGTGGAAAAAACTATTTCCCTCCAGCCTGACCATATCTCGGCCTACAATCTGAACTACGAGGAGGACACGGAGTTCTTCCAGCGCCTCCGCAAAGGTCAATATCAAGAAGATGAAGGCCGCGATGCCGAGTTTTTTTATCGAGCGCTGGATCGTCTAGAAGCTGCTGGCTATCAGCATTACGAAATTAGCAATTACGCAAAGCCTGGTTTCCGCTCCATCCACAATGAGAGTTATTGGTTAGGCGAGGAATACCTGGGCCTGGGCCCCAGTGCCTACTCCACAGCCGCAGGTCAGCGCTGGCAGAACATCCCTGACACGGCTCGCTACATGGAGCTCATCCAGGCGGGGCAGGGGACCGCGCAACCTGGGGAAGAATTGACTGAAGACCGTCGCCGCACCGAGCGTTTTGGCCTGGAGCTACGCACCATCCGTGGTCTCCCCACTGAACTGGTGCAGCCTGAGCAAGAACGCATGCTGGCCACCCTGGAAAATGAAGGCCTGCTCATTCTCAAAAACGGTCACATCATCCTCACTCGTGAGGGCAAGCCGCTGGTGGATTCCATCGCCGTAGCCCTTATGGGTTAG
- the rpsS gene encoding 30S ribosomal protein S19: MARSLKKGPFVQQALLDKVDKLNDAGQKRPVKTWARSSMITPDLVGHTFLVHNGKDFVSVYVTENMVGHRLGEFALTRIFKGHGAHTVKAAK, from the coding sequence ATGGCACGCTCACTCAAAAAAGGACCTTTTGTCCAGCAAGCCCTGCTCGACAAAGTGGACAAGCTCAACGACGCGGGACAAAAGCGCCCGGTGAAAACCTGGGCTCGCAGTTCGATGATCACTCCTGACCTTGTCGGTCACACCTTCTTGGTGCACAACGGTAAGGACTTCGTGAGCGTTTACGTCACGGAAAACATGGTGGGACACCGTCTCGGCGAATTCGCTTTGACTCGTATATTCAAGGGCCATGGCGCGCATACCGTGAAGGCTGCTAAGTAA